A stretch of [Clostridium] scindens DNA encodes these proteins:
- a CDS encoding diaminopimelate decarboxylase, whose amino-acid sequence MKKEPFVTKEQLEEIVKEYPTPFHLYDEKGLRRNMKALKEAFSWNKGYKEYFAVKATPNPFLINILKEYGCGCDCSSYTELMLSEAIGVTGEDIMFSSNDTPAEEFAYAEKLGAIINLDDITHIDFLEQTIGHIPETISCRYNPGGLFKISNDIMDNPGDSKYGMTTEQLFESFKILKEKGAKEFGIHAFLASNTVTNDYYPMLAKILFELAVRLQRETGVHIKFINLSGGIGIPYTPDQEPNDIRMIGDGVRRVYEEVLTPAGMGDVAIYTELGRFMMGPYGCLVTKAIHEKHTHKEYIGVDACAVNLMRPAMYGAYHHITVMGKEKIPCDHKYDIAGSLCENNDKFAIDRMLPKIDKGDLLVIHDTGAHGFSMGYNYNGKLKSAELLLKEDGTVQLIRRAETPADYFATFDCFDVGKKLLAE is encoded by the coding sequence ATGAAGAAGGAGCCATTTGTAACCAAAGAACAGCTGGAAGAGATTGTAAAAGAATATCCGACGCCATTCCATCTCTACGATGAGAAAGGGCTTCGAAGAAATATGAAGGCGCTGAAGGAAGCGTTTTCATGGAACAAGGGATACAAGGAATACTTTGCCGTAAAGGCGACTCCCAATCCATTTCTAATCAATATTCTGAAGGAATATGGCTGTGGCTGCGACTGTTCCTCCTATACGGAACTGATGCTTTCAGAGGCCATTGGAGTGACGGGCGAGGACATCATGTTTTCTTCGAATGATACGCCTGCGGAAGAGTTTGCCTATGCGGAGAAGCTGGGAGCGATCATCAACCTGGATGATATCACCCATATCGACTTCCTGGAACAGACCATCGGCCATATTCCAGAAACCATCAGCTGCCGTTATAACCCCGGCGGCCTGTTCAAGATCAGTAATGACATCATGGACAATCCGGGAGACTCCAAGTATGGCATGACCACGGAGCAATTATTTGAGTCATTTAAAATATTGAAGGAGAAGGGGGCAAAGGAATTCGGAATCCATGCCTTCCTTGCCAGCAATACGGTTACCAATGATTATTATCCGATGCTTGCGAAGATTCTGTTTGAACTGGCAGTCAGGCTTCAGAGAGAGACTGGCGTACATATCAAGTTTATCAACCTCTCCGGAGGGATCGGGATTCCCTATACGCCGGACCAGGAGCCCAATGATATCCGCATGATCGGCGACGGCGTGCGCAGGGTATATGAGGAAGTCCTTACGCCGGCCGGCATGGGAGACGTGGCAATCTATACGGAACTGGGACGTTTCATGATGGGGCCTTATGGCTGCCTTGTAACCAAAGCCATCCATGAGAAGCATACCCACAAGGAATATATAGGCGTAGACGCATGCGCGGTGAACCTGATGCGTCCGGCCATGTATGGAGCTTATCACCATATCACGGTAATGGGCAAGGAAAAGATTCCCTGCGACCATAAGTATGATATTGCAGGCTCGCTGTGCGAGAACAATGATAAATTCGCGATAGACCGAATGCTTCCGAAGATTGACAAGGGAGACCTGCTGGTCATTCACGATACAGGCGCTCATGGATTCTCCATGGGATATAATTATAACGGCAAATTAAAATCAGCGGAACTTCTTCTTAAGGAGGATGGCACCGTGCAGCTGATCCGGAGGGCGGAAACGCCGGCAGATTATTTTGCGACGTTTGACTGCTTTGATGTCGGAAAGAAACTGCTGGCAGAATAA
- the pyk gene encoding pyruvate kinase: MKKTKIICTMGPNTNDAGLMRALVQNGMDIARFNFSHGDHEEQKARMDMLKKIREEENKPVAILLDTKGPEIRTGILKDGKKINLQAGNLFTLTTEDIVGDESKVSITYAGLVEDVQVGSTILVDDGLIGLKVKEKKGKEIVCTVINGGELGERKGVNVPNVPVRLPAITDKDREDIRFGVEQEIDFIAASFVRNAECILEIKAFLRECGAPYIPIIAKIENAEGIKNIDEIIRCADGIMVARGDLGVEIPAEEVPYLQKMMIQKCNDNYKPVITATQMLDSMIRNPRPTRAEVTDVANAVYDGTDAVMLSGETAQGKYPVEALQMMVHIVENTEEHLDYETLLKKAEEHRMKSTSSALGHATVTTANNLGAKCIITPSVSGATARVVSKFKPRTEIIGVTPNEATLRRMQIYWGVRPLKSIEFSTTEDICNGAIELVCAKQIAESGDIIVLTAGIPSPNVQAQKTSVSNIMRIAVVD, translated from the coding sequence ATGAAGAAAACGAAGATTATATGTACCATGGGACCAAATACCAACGATGCAGGACTGATGCGGGCGCTGGTTCAGAATGGAATGGATATTGCAAGATTTAATTTTTCTCACGGAGATCACGAGGAGCAGAAAGCCCGGATGGATATGCTAAAGAAGATCCGGGAGGAAGAAAACAAGCCGGTGGCGATCCTTCTGGATACCAAGGGGCCGGAGATCCGTACAGGGATATTAAAAGATGGGAAGAAGATCAACCTGCAGGCCGGTAACCTCTTTACATTGACGACAGAGGATATTGTAGGCGACGAGAGCAAAGTGTCTATTACTTACGCAGGCCTGGTTGAGGACGTGCAGGTTGGAAGCACGATCCTGGTGGATGATGGCCTGATTGGCCTGAAAGTAAAGGAAAAGAAAGGCAAGGAGATCGTCTGTACCGTAATCAATGGAGGAGAACTCGGGGAGCGTAAAGGTGTCAATGTGCCAAATGTGCCGGTGCGCCTGCCTGCCATTACCGATAAGGACAGAGAGGATATTCGCTTTGGCGTAGAACAGGAGATCGACTTTATCGCGGCATCCTTTGTCCGCAATGCAGAGTGCATCCTGGAGATCAAGGCATTTCTTCGGGAGTGCGGCGCGCCATATATTCCGATCATCGCTAAGATTGAGAATGCGGAAGGAATTAAGAACATCGATGAGATCATCCGCTGCGCGGATGGAATCATGGTTGCCCGTGGAGACCTGGGCGTAGAGATTCCGGCGGAGGAAGTGCCCTATCTGCAGAAGATGATGATCCAGAAATGTAATGATAATTATAAGCCGGTCATCACGGCAACCCAGATGCTGGATTCCATGATCCGTAATCCACGCCCTACCAGGGCGGAGGTTACCGACGTTGCCAACGCCGTATACGACGGTACGGACGCGGTGATGCTGTCCGGCGAGACGGCCCAGGGAAAATATCCAGTGGAAGCTCTCCAGATGATGGTGCATATCGTAGAGAATACCGAGGAACATCTGGACTATGAAACGCTGCTCAAAAAAGCAGAAGAACATCGGATGAAGAGCACGTCAAGCGCTTTGGGACATGCAACGGTCACCACGGCCAATAACCTTGGTGCAAAATGCATTATTACGCCATCCGTATCCGGCGCGACGGCAAGAGTGGTATCAAAGTTCAAGCCGAGGACCGAGATCATTGGCGTGACGCCAAATGAGGCGACTTTGAGAAGAATGCAGATCTATTGGGGCGTAAGGCCATTAAAATCCATAGAATTCAGCACCACGGAAGATATCTGCAACGGAGCCATCGAACTGGTATGTGCCAAGCAGATCGCGGAATCCGGGGATATCATCGTGCTGACGGCAGGGATCCCTTCCCCGAACGTACAGGCCCAGAAGACCAGCGTCAGCAATATAATGCGGATTGCGGTAGTGGATTAA
- a CDS encoding TrmB family transcriptional regulator, translating into MEFGLTRQEASIYQCLLGEGKVTGYEVAKLTGISRSNAYNSLANMTEKGASYLVEEGTTRKYVPVPLEEFCKNRIRRLEESKKWLVSHEPTEKTHLEGYITIEGANHILDKMRNLLSQVEKRVYITCTRNYLLLLVRELEELMESKKKVVIITDQPATFENAKVYVGENRGMQIGIIADSKYVLTGEYGEGSMNTCLYSGQKNFVELYKTALSNEIKLLSIREENKNV; encoded by the coding sequence ATGGAATTTGGACTTACCCGGCAGGAAGCCAGCATATATCAGTGCCTGCTTGGCGAGGGCAAGGTTACAGGGTATGAGGTGGCCAAACTGACGGGCATATCAAGATCCAATGCATATAATTCATTGGCGAATATGACGGAGAAAGGCGCATCCTATCTGGTAGAAGAGGGAACCACGCGCAAATATGTGCCGGTGCCCTTGGAGGAATTCTGCAAGAACCGGATACGGAGGCTGGAGGAGTCTAAAAAATGGCTGGTATCCCATGAGCCAACGGAAAAGACTCATTTGGAAGGATACATAACGATAGAGGGCGCAAATCATATTCTGGACAAGATGCGCAACCTGCTGTCCCAGGTAGAGAAGAGAGTCTATATTACTTGTACCCGGAACTATCTGCTTCTGCTGGTACGGGAACTGGAAGAGTTGATGGAGAGCAAGAAGAAAGTAGTGATCATTACGGATCAGCCTGCGACTTTTGAGAATGCCAAGGTTTATGTAGGAGAAAACAGAGGCATGCAGATCGGCATCATCGCAGACTCCAAGTATGTCCTTACCGGCGAGTATGGGGAGGGGAGCATGAATACATGCCTGTATTCCGGCCAGAAGAACTTCGTTGAATTATACAAGACCGCGCTATCGAATGAGATAAAATTACTGTCAATACGAGAGGAGAATAAGAACGTATGA
- a CDS encoding 2-hydroxyacyl-CoA dehydratase, translated as MSQKELYTLGIDIGSTTVKIALVDENNDIAFSDYERHFANIQETLSDLLGRAIFKLGAVHASPVITGSGGLTLAKHLGVPFVQEVIAVSTALQHYAPQTDVAIELGGEDAKIIYFEGGNVEQRMNGVCAGGTGSFIDQMASLLQTDASGLNEYAKNYKALYSIAARCGVFAKSDIQPLINEGASKEDLAASIFQAVVNQTISGLACGKPIRGHVAFLGGPLHFLSELKESFVRTLKLDDEHAIVPVNSHLFAAIGSAMNSKKDLDVSLQEMQNRLEGKIKMEFEVDRMEPLFSSEADYKEFAERHAKHQVPVKDLDTYTGKAFLGIDAGSTTTKAALVGEDGTLLYSFYHNNEGDPLGTTIHAIKDIYSKLPEGVEIVHSCSTGYGEALIKAALLLDEGEVETVSHYYAASFFEPDVDCILDIGGQDMKCIKIKNQTVDNVLLNEACSSGCGSFIETFAKSLNYTVEDFAHEALFAKNPIDLGTRCTVFMNSKVKQAQKEGAEVSDISAGLAYSVIKNALFKVIKVSDASELGNHIVVQGGTFYNNAVLRSFEKIAGCHAIRPDIAGIMGAFGAALIARERYIDCEGTTMLSIEDIEALEYSTTMTKCRGCTNNCRLTINHFSGGRKFITGNRCERGLGKEKAQNKLPNLFEYKLKRYFDYQPLGEEKAKRGVIGIPRVLNMYENYPFWFTFFTTLGFRVVLSPSSTKKVYELGIESIPSESECYPAKLAHGHVQWLIDQGIRHIFYPSVPYERNEFEDANNHYNCPIVTSYPENIKNNIDAIVNGDVDFIHPFLSLLNEETIAYRLVEELSSKFSISEGEIKSAVHAAWEELAACRQDMRSKGEETIQYLNETGNRGIVLAGRPYHIDPEVNHGIPELINSYDIAVLTEDSVSHLNPVERPLNVMDQWMYHSRLYAAANYVKTTDNLDLIQLNSFGCGLDAVTTDQVASILNESDKIYTSLKIDEVNNLGAARIRVRSLLAAIRVREQRNDKRKIQSAAITKVPFTKEMRKDYTILCPQMSPIHFDLLEVAFQASGYHVEVLPNDNKQAVDMGLKYVNNDACYPSLMVVGQIMEAILSGKYNTDKLAVIISQTGGGCRASNYIGFIRRALKKAGFGHIPVISINLSGLEGNPGFKITPSLALRGIYAAIFGDIFMKCVYRLRPYEAVPGSANAMHEKWKGVCKEYLSQGYPSRRRFKQLCREIIEDFDNNLELLDVKKPRVGVVGEILVKFLPSANNHLVDLLESEGAEAVVPDLLDFLLYCFYNQNFKVSHLGMKKSKATMGNLGIKALEWFRAPATEAFKKSRHFDPPAKIDELGKMASEIVSLGNQTGEGWFLTGEMLELIHSGAANIVCTQPFACLPNHVVGKGVIKELRRRHPNSNVVAIDFDPGASEVNQLNRIKLMLSTANKNMEASQNS; from the coding sequence ATGAGCCAGAAAGAATTATATACATTAGGAATTGATATCGGCTCCACCACGGTAAAAATCGCCTTGGTGGATGAGAATAACGATATCGCCTTTTCCGATTATGAAAGGCATTTTGCGAATATTCAGGAGACTCTTTCCGATCTGCTTGGAAGAGCCATCTTCAAGCTGGGCGCAGTCCACGCTTCTCCTGTGATTACCGGCTCCGGCGGACTTACGCTGGCCAAGCATCTTGGCGTTCCATTCGTACAGGAAGTGATCGCAGTATCTACGGCCCTGCAGCACTATGCGCCTCAGACCGACGTGGCCATCGAGCTGGGCGGCGAGGATGCCAAGATCATTTATTTTGAAGGCGGAAATGTGGAACAGCGTATGAACGGCGTATGTGCCGGCGGTACGGGCTCTTTTATCGACCAGATGGCCTCCCTTCTTCAGACGGACGCCTCCGGCCTTAACGAATATGCCAAGAACTACAAGGCATTGTACTCGATTGCCGCAAGATGCGGAGTATTTGCCAAATCAGACATACAGCCTCTGATCAATGAAGGGGCTTCCAAGGAGGATCTGGCCGCTTCCATCTTCCAGGCTGTCGTTAATCAGACGATCAGCGGACTTGCCTGCGGCAAGCCAATCCGGGGACACGTAGCGTTTCTTGGAGGGCCGCTTCATTTCCTGTCTGAACTTAAGGAGTCCTTCGTACGTACGCTTAAACTGGATGACGAGCACGCCATCGTGCCTGTCAACTCGCATCTGTTTGCGGCGATCGGATCTGCTATGAACTCGAAAAAGGATCTGGATGTCTCTCTCCAGGAGATGCAGAACCGGCTGGAAGGCAAGATCAAGATGGAGTTCGAGGTAGACCGCATGGAGCCCTTATTCTCCAGCGAGGCAGATTATAAGGAATTTGCCGAGCGCCATGCGAAGCATCAGGTTCCGGTTAAGGATCTGGACACCTATACAGGCAAGGCCTTCCTTGGGATTGATGCCGGCTCCACCACCACCAAGGCCGCCCTGGTAGGCGAGGACGGCACCTTGCTGTATTCCTTCTACCACAATAACGAGGGAGACCCGCTGGGCACGACGATCCACGCGATCAAAGACATTTACAGCAAGCTGCCCGAGGGCGTCGAGATCGTCCACTCCTGCTCTACCGGATACGGCGAGGCCCTGATCAAGGCCGCCCTCCTGCTGGATGAAGGCGAGGTAGAGACGGTATCCCATTACTATGCCGCCTCCTTTTTCGAGCCGGATGTAGACTGCATCCTGGACATTGGCGGTCAGGATATGAAATGTATCAAGATTAAGAACCAGACGGTAGACAATGTCCTGCTAAACGAGGCATGCTCTTCCGGCTGCGGCTCATTTATAGAGACCTTTGCCAAATCCCTCAACTACACGGTGGAGGACTTTGCCCATGAGGCGTTATTCGCCAAGAATCCGATCGACCTTGGCACCCGCTGTACCGTTTTTATGAATTCCAAGGTAAAGCAGGCCCAGAAAGAAGGCGCGGAAGTATCCGATATTTCCGCCGGACTTGCCTACTCGGTCATCAAGAACGCGCTATTCAAGGTGATCAAGGTATCCGACGCCAGCGAACTTGGAAATCACATTGTCGTACAGGGCGGCACCTTCTATAACAATGCCGTGCTGCGAAGTTTTGAAAAGATTGCAGGCTGCCACGCCATCCGTCCGGATATTGCGGGCATTATGGGCGCTTTCGGGGCCGCTCTCATAGCCAGGGAACGGTACATAGACTGCGAAGGCACGACCATGCTGTCCATCGAGGACATCGAGGCCCTAGAGTACTCCACCACTATGACCAAGTGCAGGGGCTGCACCAACAACTGCCGTCTGACCATCAACCATTTCAGCGGCGGGCGCAAGTTCATCACGGGCAACCGCTGCGAGCGGGGGCTTGGCAAGGAGAAGGCACAGAACAAGCTTCCCAACCTGTTTGAATATAAGCTGAAACGCTACTTTGATTACCAGCCTCTCGGCGAAGAGAAGGCAAAACGCGGCGTGATTGGAATCCCACGGGTCCTGAATATGTATGAGAACTACCCGTTCTGGTTTACCTTCTTTACGACTCTGGGCTTTCGCGTGGTTCTTTCTCCTTCTTCTACCAAGAAGGTATATGAACTGGGAATCGAATCCATCCCCAGCGAGTCCGAGTGCTACCCTGCCAAGCTGGCTCACGGCCATGTGCAGTGGCTGATCGATCAGGGCATCCGGCACATCTTCTACCCCAGCGTTCCTTATGAGCGCAACGAGTTCGAGGATGCCAACAACCATTATAACTGCCCGATCGTTACCTCCTACCCGGAGAATATCAAGAATAACATTGATGCCATTGTAAATGGGGACGTAGATTTCATCCATCCGTTCCTCTCGCTCTTAAATGAAGAGACTATCGCCTACCGGCTGGTGGAAGAATTATCTTCCAAGTTCTCGATTTCCGAAGGAGAGATCAAGTCTGCCGTGCATGCGGCATGGGAAGAACTGGCAGCCTGTCGCCAGGATATGCGCAGCAAGGGCGAGGAAACCATCCAGTATCTGAATGAGACCGGCAACCGGGGCATCGTCCTGGCCGGACGCCCTTATCATATTGACCCGGAGGTAAATCACGGGATTCCGGAATTGATCAACTCTTATGACATCGCAGTGCTTACAGAAGATTCCGTCTCCCACTTGAATCCGGTGGAGCGGCCGCTCAACGTCATGGACCAGTGGATGTACCATTCCCGCCTGTACGCTGCCGCGAACTATGTGAAGACGACCGATAATCTGGATCTGATCCAGCTGAATTCCTTCGGATGCGGCCTGGATGCCGTAACAACCGACCAGGTGGCTTCCATCCTGAATGAATCGGATAAGATCTATACATCGCTGAAAATCGACGAGGTAAATAATCTGGGCGCGGCCAGAATCCGTGTCCGCTCTCTTCTCGCCGCTATCCGGGTAAGAGAACAGAGAAACGATAAGCGCAAGATACAGTCTGCCGCCATCACCAAGGTTCCGTTTACCAAGGAGATGCGCAAAGACTATACCATCCTGTGCCCGCAGATGTCGCCCATCCACTTCGATCTGCTGGAGGTTGCCTTCCAGGCATCCGGCTATCATGTGGAAGTCCTTCCAAACGACAATAAGCAGGCGGTAGATATGGGGCTTAAATATGTGAATAATGATGCCTGCTACCCATCTCTGATGGTCGTCGGCCAGATCATGGAGGCCATCCTGTCCGGCAAATATAACACCGATAAGCTTGCCGTCATTATCAGCCAGACGGGCGGCGGATGCCGTGCTTCCAACTATATCGGCTTTATCCGCCGGGCGCTTAAAAAGGCCGGATTCGGGCACATTCCGGTGATCTCCATCAACCTAAGCGGCCTGGAAGGCAACCCAGGATTCAAGATTACGCCTTCCCTGGCCCTGCGTGGAATCTATGCGGCGATCTTCGGAGACATCTTCATGAAATGCGTCTACCGGTTGCGGCCTTACGAGGCAGTGCCTGGTTCTGCCAATGCTATGCACGAAAAGTGGAAGGGCGTCTGCAAGGAGTACCTCTCCCAAGGCTATCCTTCCAGGAGGAGGTTCAAGCAATTATGCCGGGAGATTATCGAGGACTTCGACAATAACCTGGAACTGCTGGATGTGAAGAAGCCGCGGGTAGGCGTGGTAGGCGAGATTCTGGTGAAGTTCCTTCCCTCCGCCAATAATCATCTGGTGGATCTGCTGGAGAGCGAGGGGGCCGAGGCCGTGGTGCCTGATCTTCTGGACTTCCTGCTCTACTGCTTCTACAACCAGAACTTCAAAGTGTCCCACCTGGGCATGAAGAAGTCCAAGGCGACCATGGGGAATCTTGGCATCAAGGCGTTAGAATGGTTCCGGGCGCCTGCCACAGAAGCGTTTAAGAAGAGCCGGCATTTTGATCCACCGGCAAAGATTGACGAACTTGGCAAGATGGCTTCCGAGATCGTATCTCTTGGCAACCAGACCGGAGAGGGCTGGTTCTTAACCGGAGAGATGCTGGAACTGATCCACAGCGGCGCCGCGAACATCGTATGTACCCAGCCGTTTGCCTGCCTGCCCAACCATGTGGTAGGAAAGGGCGTGATCAAAGAACTCCGGAGACGCCATCCGAACTCCAACGTGGTGGCTATCGACTTTGATCCAGGGGCAAGCGAAGTAAACCAGCTGAACAGGATCAAGCTGATGCTGTCCACTGCCAATAAGAATATGGAAGCAAGCCAGAATTCATAA
- a CDS encoding aldo/keto reductase: protein MYYRQYGNTGLKVSAIGLGTMRYDEEDIKAGRLEKCAEIPLYAFEKGINYWDTAPNYCHDKSEIVTGIALSQIKRSDVYVTSKTNLGTLDVGDHPTKEDFRRRLELSLERLKTDYIDFYHMWCMLSLESWEKHMDALYGFFEEAKKDGLIRNIVFSSHMQGNEIEKVVDSGKFKGMLIGYNALNYRFRQSGIEAAYNKGMGVVVMNPLGGGMIPANPDAFRYLTEGTDLTVPQAALRFVASHKEITVTLAGCTTKEHIDDAVKAVEHLEEMPSKEIAREYEGKGVALNDLCTGCAYCKGCPKEIPIPKYMDAYNQKILTGNDKAILARLDNHWDIPKEKAAECIACGKCEGQCTQHLPIIERLKEIAGM from the coding sequence ATGTATTACAGGCAATATGGAAATACAGGATTAAAAGTGTCGGCGATCGGTCTTGGGACCATGCGGTATGACGAGGAGGATATCAAAGCAGGGAGGCTTGAAAAATGCGCCGAGATTCCTCTTTATGCCTTTGAAAAAGGGATCAACTATTGGGATACGGCTCCGAACTATTGCCACGATAAGAGCGAGATTGTCACTGGGATCGCACTATCCCAGATAAAAAGAAGCGATGTATATGTAACATCGAAGACAAATCTGGGCACACTGGATGTAGGAGACCATCCGACAAAGGAGGATTTCCGCAGGCGGCTGGAACTTTCTCTTGAGAGGCTTAAAACCGACTATATTGACTTTTATCATATGTGGTGCATGCTCAGCCTGGAATCCTGGGAAAAGCACATGGACGCCTTGTACGGCTTTTTTGAAGAAGCCAAGAAGGACGGACTGATCAGGAATATCGTATTTTCTTCCCATATGCAGGGAAATGAGATAGAGAAAGTGGTAGATTCCGGCAAGTTTAAGGGAATGCTGATAGGATACAATGCGCTGAACTATCGTTTCCGCCAGAGCGGGATCGAGGCGGCTTACAATAAAGGCATGGGAGTGGTCGTCATGAATCCGCTGGGAGGTGGAATGATTCCCGCCAACCCGGACGCCTTCCGCTATCTGACGGAAGGGACAGATTTGACGGTTCCCCAGGCGGCGCTTCGTTTTGTGGCGTCCCATAAAGAGATCACGGTGACTCTGGCAGGGTGTACCACGAAGGAGCATATTGACGATGCGGTAAAAGCGGTGGAACATCTGGAAGAGATGCCGTCAAAAGAGATCGCCAGGGAATATGAAGGCAAGGGAGTGGCGCTAAATGACCTGTGCACAGGCTGCGCCTATTGCAAGGGCTGCCCGAAGGAAATCCCCATTCCCAAATACATGGATGCCTATAACCAGAAGATACTGACCGGGAATGACAAGGCAATCCTGGCGAGGCTTGACAATCATTGGGACATTCCAAAGGAAAAGGCGGCAGAATGCATTGCCTGCGGAAAGTGCGAAGGACAGTGCACCCAGCATCTGCCAATCATCGAACGGCTGAAAGAGATTGCCGGCATGTAG